A region from the Alosa alosa isolate M-15738 ecotype Scorff River chromosome 7, AALO_Geno_1.1, whole genome shotgun sequence genome encodes:
- the LOC125297595 gene encoding histone H2B 1/2-like isoform X2, producing the protein MPEPAKAAPKKGSKKAVTKTTGKGGKKRRKTRKESYAIYVYKVLKQVHPDTGISSKAMGIMNSFVNDIFERIGGEASRLAHYNKRSTITSREIQTAVRLLLPGELAKHAVSEGTKAVTKYTSSNVDR; encoded by the exons ATGCCTGAACCCGCGAAGGCAGCGCCCAAGAAGGGATCCAAGAAAGCCGTTACCAAGACGACAGGAAAGGGAGGAAAGAAGCGCAGAAAGACCAGGAAGGAGAGTTATGCCATCTACGTGTACAAGGTCCTGAAGCAGGTCCACCCCGACACCGGTATCTCCTCCAAAGCGATGGGCATTATGAACTCGTTCGTAAACGACATCTTCGAGCGCATCGGAGGAGAGGCTTCCCGCTTGGCTCACTACAACAAGAGGTCCACCATCACCTCCAGGGAGATCCAGACCGCAGTGCGTCTGCTTTTGCCCGGTGAGCTGGCCAAGCACGCCGTATCCGAGGGAACCAAGGCCGTCACCAAGTACACCAGCTCCAA TGTTGACAGATGA
- the LOC125297734 gene encoding uncharacterized protein LOC125297734, producing the protein MRTSSKMLVSAAPTLYQARCHWTLVVLILCHLCLHTQNKARTQVQRWTGTHRKRRREDGPSAAANQRAPSETPEPPEQECSMDHCPAEEDIPVPRREYDDLNLKYCQLQEDYVNLRQELETLRAENVKLKEDLHKSTFSYTTVKCNITQLLFLTGLTSVVFEWLITKIMGSVERIHNKLTVEDHLLIILMKLRLGLCNTDLAYRFQVSKTTISNIFMELGPCYGLHPQATH; encoded by the exons ATGAGGACATCATCAAAAATGCTCGTGTCTGCGGCGCCCACTTTATATCAG GCGAGATGTCATTGGACTCTAGTAGTCCTGATTTTGTGCCATCtgtgtttacatacacaaaacaaaGCCAGAACCCAGGTGCAAAGATGGACAG GTACACacaggaaaaggaggagagaagacggACCTAGTGCTGCAGCAAACCAACGTGCTCCTTCTGAAACTCCAGAACCTCCAGAACAAGAATGCAGCATGGATCATTGTCCTG CTGAAGAGGACATCCCAGTTCCAAGGAGAGAATATGATGATCTGAACCTGAAATACTGTCAACTTCAGGAGGACTATGTCAACCTGCGACAGGAATTGGAGACACTACGAGCAGAAAATGTAAAGCTGAAAGAGGATCTACACAAATCTACATTCTCCTACACCACTGTTAAATGCAACATTACACAATTGCTTTTTCTCACAGGACTGACCTCTGTAGTCTTTGAGTGGCTGATTACCAAAATAATGGGCAGCGTAGAGAGAATTCACAACAAACTTACAGTAGAGGACCACCTATTGATTATATTGATGAAATTAAGGTTGGGCCTATGCAATACTGACTTGGCTTATAGATTTCAGGTATCAAAAACCACCATATCAAATATTTTTATGGAGCTGGGTCCCTGCTATGGCCTTCATCCTCAAGCCACTCATTAA
- the LOC125297597 gene encoding histone H3 has product MARTKQTARKSTGGKAPRKQLATKAARKSAPATGGVKKPHRYRPGTVALREIRRYQKSTELLIRKLPFQRLVREIAQDFKTDLRFQSSAVMALQEASEAYLVGLFEDTNLCAIHAKRVTIMPKDIQLARRIRGERA; this is encoded by the coding sequence ATGGCAAGAACCAAGCAGACTGCTCGCAAATCTACTGGTGGCAAAGCCCCGAGGAAGCAGCTCGCCACCAAGGCTGCCCGTAAAAGCGCCCCGGCTACCGGTGGCGTGAAGAAGCCTCACCGTTACAGGCCTGGGACCGTGGCTCTGAGAGAAATCCGTCGTTACCAGAAGTCTACCGAGCTACTAATCCGCAAGCTGCCCTTCCAGCGTCTGGTCAGAGAAATCGCCCAGGACTTCAAGACCGACCTGCGCTTCCAGAGCTCTGCCGTTATGGCTCTTCAGGAGGCCAGCGAGGCTTATCTGGTCGGTCTGTTCGAGGACACTAACCTGTGCGCCATCCACGCCAAGAGGGTCACCATCATGCCAAAGGACATCCAGTTGGCTCGTCGTATTCGTGGGGAGCGTGCTTAA
- the LOC125297595 gene encoding histone H2B 1/2-like isoform X1, translating into MPEPAKAAPKKGSKKAVTKTTGKGGKKRRKTRKESYAIYVYKVLKQVHPDTGISSKAMGIMNSFVNDIFERIGGEASRLAHYNKRSTITSREIQTAVRLLLPGELAKHAVSEGTKAVTKYTSSKAEVLPSQRQGHKTMM; encoded by the exons ATGCCTGAACCCGCGAAGGCAGCGCCCAAGAAGGGATCCAAGAAAGCCGTTACCAAGACGACAGGAAAGGGAGGAAAGAAGCGCAGAAAGACCAGGAAGGAGAGTTATGCCATCTACGTGTACAAGGTCCTGAAGCAGGTCCACCCCGACACCGGTATCTCCTCCAAAGCGATGGGCATTATGAACTCGTTCGTAAACGACATCTTCGAGCGCATCGGAGGAGAGGCTTCCCGCTTGGCTCACTACAACAAGAGGTCCACCATCACCTCCAGGGAGATCCAGACCGCAGTGCGTCTGCTTTTGCCCGGTGAGCTGGCCAAGCACGCCGTATCCGAGGGAACCAAGGCCGTCACCAAGTACACCAGCTCCAA AGCAGAAGTTCTCCCTAGTCAACGACAAGGACACAAGACAATGATGTAA
- the LOC125297595 gene encoding histone H2B 1/2-like isoform X3: protein MPEPAKAAPKKGSKKAVTKTTGKGGKKRRKTRKESYAIYVYKVLKQVHPDTGISSKAMGIMNSFVNDIFERIGGEASRLAHYNKRSTITSREIQTAVRLLLPGELAKHAVSEGTKAVTKYTSSK, encoded by the exons ATGCCTGAACCCGCGAAGGCAGCGCCCAAGAAGGGATCCAAGAAAGCCGTTACCAAGACGACAGGAAAGGGAGGAAAGAAGCGCAGAAAGACCAGGAAGGAGAGTTATGCCATCTACGTGTACAAGGTCCTGAAGCAGGTCCACCCCGACACCGGTATCTCCTCCAAAGCGATGGGCATTATGAACTCGTTCGTAAACGACATCTTCGAGCGCATCGGAGGAGAGGCTTCCCGCTTGGCTCACTACAACAAGAGGTCCACCATCACCTCCAGGGAGATCCAGACCGCAGTGCGTCTGCTTTTGCCCGGTGAGCTGGCCAAGCACGCCGTATCCGAGGGAACCAAGGCCGTCACCAAGTACACCAGCTCCAA ATAA
- the LOC125297624 gene encoding histone H4 — translation MSGRGKGGKGLGKGGAKRHRKVLRDNIQGITKPAIRRLARRGGVKRISGLIYEETRGVLKVFLENVIRDAVTYTEHAKRKTVTAMDVVYALKRQGRTLYGFGG, via the coding sequence ATGTCTGGAAGAGGAAAAGGAGGCAAAGGTCTCGGAAAAGGGGGCGCCAAGCGCCATCGCAAAGTTCTCCGCGATAACATCCAGGGGATCACCAAGCCTGCTATCCGCCGCCTGGCTCGCCGTGGTGGTGTGAAGCGTATTTCTGGTCTCATCTACGAGGAGACTCGTGGTGTGCTAAAGGTTTTCCTGGAGAACGTGATCCGTGATGCCGTCACCTACACCGAGCACGCCAAGAGAAAGACCGTGACCGCCATGGATGTGGTCTACGCTCTGAAACGCCAGGGCCGTACTCTGTACGGTTTTGGCGGTTAA
- the LOC125297583 gene encoding histone H1-like, with product MVEVAPAPAPATIKAPKKKAAKPKKTGPTVGELIVKAVSASKERNGVSLPALKKVLSSGGYDVEKNNSRVKLAVKSLVSKGTLLQTKGTGASGSFKLNKAKAEAKKSTEKAVPKVKAAAKKPAAAKKPKKATAKKPAVKKAAGAKKATKSAKAKKPAAPKKAKAAKPKTAKPKAAKPSKSAPKTK from the coding sequence ATGGTTGAAGTCGCTCCAGCTCCCGCTCCGGCAACGATCAAAGCGCCGAAGAAGAAGGCAGCAAAGCCCAAGAAAACAGGACCGACTGTCGGAGAGCTCATCGTTAAAGCCGTATCCGCCTCCAAGGAAAGAAATGGCGTCTCTCTACCCGCTCTGAAGAAGGTGCTGTCTTCAGGCGGTTACGACGTGGAGAAGAACAACTCTCGCGTTAAACTTGCTGTCAAGAGTCTCGTTTCTAAGGGAACTTTGCTCCAGACCAAAGGCACTGGTGCATCCGGCTCCTTCAAGCTGAACAAGGCGAAAGCTGAGGCCAAGAAGTCCACCGAGAAGGCTGTTCCCAAGGTGAAGGCTGCAGCTAAGAAACCTGCCGCAGCAAAGAAGCCCAAGAAGGCAACAGCGAAAAAGCCGGCGGTCAAAAAGGCAGCTGGCGCCAAGAAGGCCACCAAGTCCGCGAAGGCCAAGAAGCCTGCAGCACCAAAGAAGGCCAAGGCAGCCAAGCCGAAGACCGCTAAGCCTAAAGCTGCCAAGCCGAGTAAGTCGGCCCCTAAGACGAAGTGA
- the LOC125297606 gene encoding histone H2A-like: MSGRGKTGGKVRAKAKTRSSRAGLQFPVGRVHRLLRKGNYGERVGAGAPVYLAAVLEYLTAEILELAGNAARDNKKTRIIPRHLQLAVRNDEELNKLLGGVTIAQGGVLPNIQAVLLPKKTEKSK, translated from the coding sequence ATGAGTGGAAGAGGGAAAACCGGAGGCAAGGTTAGGGCGAAGGCCAAGACTCGTTCTTCCAGGGCTGGACTTCAGTTCCCCGTGGGCCGTGTGCACAGGCTGCTGCGTAAAGGTAACTATGGCGAGCGTGTTGGCGCTGGTGCACCGGTCTACTTGGCCGCTGTGCTCGAGTATCTGACGGCTGAGATCCTTGAGTTGGCCGGTAACGCTGCCCGTGACAACAAGAAGACTCGTATCATTCCCCGCCATCTGCAGCTGGCTGTCCGTAACGACGAGGAGTTGAACAAGCTGCTCGGCGGAGTGACCATCGCTCAGGGTGGTGTTCTGCCTAACATCCAGGCTGTGCTGCTGCCCAAGAAGACTGAGAAGTCCAAGTAA